Proteins encoded in a region of the Sphingopyxis sp. OAS728 genome:
- a CDS encoding lipid II flippase Amj family protein — translation MIDLPLVTILLLTGFINLIGALAYAARIAGVRTRRIAMSFALFNILVLFSRTSNSFLGPFLAKRIETRIHDGSGASLFIDMQLVLAAASVATLIGILLVPTGQRMFATAIGWYQNNRSTTKLAIKAASPSGLRTLGRSLTIPSLSHLKSWKMPKGIGWGVLIANCLAQSLLAVGVVASLYAGYLAPEFRVTASQLSALINGFATILLFAFIDPQLSVMTDDAVEGKVDEADFRRAITFISLSRLAGTILAQALLLPAAALIAYVAIYV, via the coding sequence ATGATCGACCTCCCCCTCGTCACCATCCTGCTGCTCACCGGCTTCATCAACCTGATCGGTGCGCTCGCCTATGCCGCGCGCATCGCCGGGGTCCGCACACGGCGCATCGCGATGTCGTTCGCGCTGTTCAACATCCTCGTGCTCTTCTCGCGCACGTCGAACAGCTTTCTCGGCCCCTTCCTCGCCAAGCGCATCGAGACGCGTATCCATGACGGCAGCGGCGCATCGCTGTTCATCGACATGCAACTGGTGCTCGCCGCAGCGAGCGTCGCGACATTGATCGGCATCCTGCTCGTCCCCACCGGGCAGCGCATGTTCGCCACCGCGATCGGCTGGTATCAGAACAACCGTTCGACGACGAAACTCGCGATCAAGGCCGCAAGCCCGAGCGGCCTGCGCACATTGGGCCGGTCGCTGACCATCCCCAGCCTTTCGCATCTCAAAAGCTGGAAGATGCCGAAGGGGATCGGCTGGGGCGTGTTGATCGCCAATTGCCTCGCGCAATCGCTGCTCGCTGTCGGCGTCGTCGCCTCGCTTTACGCCGGCTATCTCGCGCCCGAATTCCGCGTCACGGCATCGCAGCTTTCGGCGCTGATCAACGGCTTTGCGACGATCCTGCTCTTTGCCTTCATCGACCCGCAATTGTCTGTGATGACCGACGATGCGGTCGAGGGCAAAGTCGACGAGGCCGATTTCCGCCGCGCGATCACCTTCATCTCGCTGAGCCGCCTCGCCGGTACGATCCTCGCGCAGGCGCTGTTGCTGCCTGCCGCGGCACTGATCGCCTACGTCGCCATCTATGTCTGA
- a CDS encoding M24 family metallopeptidase yields MHRRQFLGTATLACLAAALPASAFAADTAGLPNLAAKAVPIGKAERMARIAKAKELMRANDIGALLIEPGSSLIYFTEVEWWRSERLTAAVLTREGEVAIVTPFFEEPSVRESLGVEAEVLTWNEDENPLAAVAAWLGKRGLTKGKIGVEETVRYFAVDGLEKAMPGVTVVNGAPVVRGCRMHKSPAEIALMQIAADITLAAYRHTAPRVEAGMTPADIGAIMKAATIALGGRSEFELILLGEASAYPHGSGKPQAVKDGEVVLMDCGATVHGYQSDISRTFVYGKASARQRQVWDQMRKGQDVAFAAAKLGTPAGKVDDAVRAYYESLGWGPGYKLPGTSHRTGHGIGLDGHEPVNLVHGETTKLAPGMCFSNEPGIYIPGEFGIRLEDCFYMTDSGPKWFSEPPPSIDKPFG; encoded by the coding sequence ATGCACCGACGGCAATTTCTCGGCACCGCCACGCTGGCCTGCTTAGCCGCGGCGCTGCCCGCATCGGCGTTCGCCGCCGATACCGCGGGGCTCCCCAACCTTGCAGCCAAGGCGGTGCCGATCGGCAAGGCCGAGCGCATGGCGCGGATCGCCAAAGCGAAGGAGTTGATGCGCGCGAACGACATCGGCGCTTTGCTGATCGAGCCGGGATCGAGTCTCATCTATTTCACCGAGGTCGAATGGTGGCGCAGCGAACGGCTGACCGCCGCGGTGCTGACGCGCGAGGGCGAGGTCGCGATCGTCACCCCCTTCTTCGAGGAACCTTCGGTGCGCGAGAGCCTGGGCGTCGAGGCCGAGGTGCTGACGTGGAACGAGGACGAGAACCCGCTCGCAGCGGTCGCGGCGTGGCTCGGCAAACGCGGGCTGACCAAAGGCAAGATAGGCGTCGAGGAAACGGTGCGCTATTTCGCCGTCGACGGGCTCGAAAAGGCGATGCCGGGCGTGACCGTGGTCAACGGCGCGCCGGTCGTGCGCGGTTGCCGGATGCACAAGTCGCCCGCCGAGATTGCGTTGATGCAGATCGCGGCCGACATCACGCTCGCCGCCTATCGCCACACCGCGCCGCGCGTTGAAGCCGGAATGACCCCCGCCGATATCGGCGCGATCATGAAGGCCGCGACCATCGCGCTCGGCGGGCGCAGCGAGTTCGAGTTGATCCTGCTCGGCGAGGCAAGCGCCTATCCCCATGGCAGCGGCAAGCCGCAGGCGGTGAAGGATGGCGAGGTCGTGCTGATGGACTGCGGCGCGACGGTGCATGGTTATCAATCCGATATTTCGCGGACCTTCGTCTACGGCAAGGCGAGTGCGCGCCAGCGGCAGGTCTGGGACCAGATGCGCAAGGGACAGGATGTCGCCTTCGCCGCGGCCAAGCTCGGCACGCCGGCGGGCAAGGTCGACGATGCGGTGCGCGCTTATTATGAGAGCCTCGGCTGGGGGCCCGGCTACAAGCTTCCCGGCACCTCGCACCGCACCGGCCACGGCATCGGCCTCGACGGACACGAGCCGGTGAACCTTGTGCATGGCGAGACGACGAAGCTGGCGCCCGGCATGTGTTTCTCGAACGAACCCGGCATCTATATCCCCGGCGAGTTCGGCATAAGGCTCGAGGATTGTTTCTACATGACGGACAGTGGCCCGAAGTGGTTCAGCGAACCGCCGCCGTCGATCGACAAGCCGTTCGGCTAA
- a CDS encoding exo-beta-N-acetylmuramidase NamZ domain-containing protein — protein sequence MTVNFGIDRLLADPALRKPLEGKRVALLAHPASVTADLTHSLDALVTAGLDITAVFGPQHGVRGDLQDNMMESPDFTDPTYGMPVFSLYGEVRRPSGQSMHTFDVMLVDLQDLGCRIYTYVTTLLYILEAAAQHGKAVWVLDRPNPAGRPVEGTRLLPGWESFVGAGPMVMRHGLTMGEIGHWFIRHFNLDVDYRVIGMEGWDPKGPGFGWPMDRVWINPSPNAANVNMARAYAGTVMVEGATLSEGRGTTRPLELFGAPDINAKAVIAEMQRLAPQWLGGCKLRDIWFQPTFHKHVGQLNSGVHIHADGPWYDDDAFQPWRVQALGFKAIRGLYPDYPIWRGKDFKYEYTDDVLAIDVINGGPGLREWVDDAGATASDLDALAQPDEAAWREEIADLLIY from the coding sequence ATGACAGTAAACTTCGGCATCGACCGCCTGCTCGCCGACCCGGCGCTTCGCAAACCGCTCGAAGGCAAGCGCGTCGCGCTGCTCGCACACCCCGCCTCGGTCACCGCCGACCTGACGCATAGTCTCGATGCGCTTGTTACCGCGGGGCTCGATATCACCGCGGTATTCGGACCGCAGCATGGCGTGCGCGGCGACCTTCAGGACAATATGATGGAGTCGCCCGACTTCACCGATCCGACCTATGGCATGCCGGTGTTCAGCCTCTATGGCGAGGTGCGGCGCCCGAGTGGCCAGTCGATGCACACCTTCGACGTGATGCTCGTCGACCTGCAGGATCTCGGTTGCCGCATCTACACCTATGTGACGACCCTGCTCTACATCCTCGAAGCCGCGGCGCAGCATGGCAAGGCTGTGTGGGTGCTCGACCGGCCCAATCCGGCTGGACGCCCCGTCGAGGGCACGCGGCTTCTGCCCGGCTGGGAAAGCTTCGTCGGCGCCGGGCCGATGGTGATGCGCCATGGCCTCACGATGGGCGAGATCGGGCACTGGTTCATCCGCCACTTCAACCTCGACGTCGATTATCGCGTGATAGGCATGGAAGGATGGGATCCGAAAGGTCCCGGCTTCGGCTGGCCAATGGACCGCGTGTGGATCAACCCCAGCCCGAATGCTGCCAACGTCAATATGGCACGCGCCTACGCCGGAACGGTGATGGTTGAAGGCGCGACGCTCAGCGAAGGTCGCGGCACGACGCGCCCGCTCGAACTGTTTGGCGCGCCCGATATCAACGCCAAGGCGGTGATCGCCGAAATGCAGCGCCTCGCGCCGCAATGGCTCGGCGGGTGCAAGCTGCGCGATATCTGGTTCCAGCCGACCTTCCACAAACATGTCGGTCAGCTCAACAGCGGGGTGCATATCCATGCCGACGGACCCTGGTACGACGATGACGCGTTCCAGCCGTGGCGCGTGCAGGCATTGGGCTTCAAGGCGATCCGCGGCCTCTATCCCGACTATCCGATCTGGCGCGGCAAGGATTTCAAATATGAATACACCGACGATGTGCTCGCGATCGACGTGATCAACGGCGGCCCGGGTCTGCGCGAGTGGGTCGACGATGCGGGGGCGACGGCGAGCGATCTCGATGCACTGGCGCAGCCCGACGAGGCGGCGTGGCGTGAAGAAATCGCCGATCTGCTGATCTACTGA
- a CDS encoding DOMON-like domain-containing protein, whose amino-acid sequence MRKELICHPATPGKAVRGVAVEVSLSFDDGFALRFIVDGAISALVLPDGQGELVIADSATDGLWESTCFEAFLTEQGEPDYTEFNYSPDGRWACYQFDDYRSLLRTDDLAPWEMAAEKGEQSYALRVEPGIFPDNGAKLALSAVIEELDGTKSYWALAHPPGKPDFHHPDCFALTLGAPDAA is encoded by the coding sequence ATGCGCAAAGAGCTGATCTGTCATCCGGCGACTCCGGGCAAGGCCGTGCGCGGCGTTGCGGTCGAGGTCAGCCTGTCGTTCGACGACGGCTTTGCGCTGCGCTTCATCGTCGACGGCGCGATCTCCGCGTTGGTGCTGCCCGACGGGCAGGGCGAACTCGTCATCGCGGACAGCGCGACCGATGGCCTGTGGGAAAGCACCTGCTTCGAAGCCTTCCTGACCGAACAGGGCGAGCCCGATTATACCGAGTTCAACTATTCGCCCGACGGCCGCTGGGCCTGCTACCAGTTCGACGACTATCGCTCGCTGCTCCGCACCGACGATCTCGCGCCATGGGAAATGGCGGCGGAGAAGGGCGAGCAAAGCTATGCGCTGCGCGTCGAACCCGGCATCTTTCCCGATAATGGGGCCAAGCTCGCGCTGTCGGCGGTGATCGAGGAACTCGACGGCACCAAAAGCTATTGGGCGCTCGCGCATCCGCCGGGCAAGCCCGACTTCCATCATCCCGATTGCTTTGCGCTCACGCTTGGGGCACCCGACGCGGCATGA
- the tyrS gene encoding tyrosine--tRNA ligase, which translates to MTSYKSDLLRLLDERGYIHQTTDAEGLDALAAKQVVPGYIGFDATAPSLHVGSLVQIMMLRRLQQTGHKPVVLMGGGTTRIGDPTGRDESRKMLSDETIAANIASIFSIFQQFLHFGDGPTDAVMVDNQDWLGKLGYIELLQEVGTHFTINRMMTFDSVKLRLDREQPMTFLEFNYMILQGYDFRHLSKDMNVRLQMGGSDQWGNIVNGMELGRRMDGADLYGLTTPLLTTAAGAKMGKTAAGAVWLNPEQLSHFDYWQYWRNCDDRDVGKFLKLFTDLPLDEIARLEALEGAEINEAKKILANEATAMCRGADAAKTAAETATQTFEKGQIGGDLPQAVAPAEGISVVDALRELGFAASNKEARRKLEEGAVKVDGTVVRDPQHLIQPGAEAVPLSLGSKKHGLVTR; encoded by the coding sequence ATGACCAGTTACAAATCCGACCTGCTGCGCCTGCTCGACGAGCGAGGCTATATCCATCAGACGACCGACGCGGAAGGGCTCGATGCGCTTGCCGCGAAACAGGTTGTCCCGGGATATATCGGCTTCGACGCGACCGCACCCAGCTTGCATGTCGGCAGCCTCGTCCAGATCATGATGCTGCGCCGCCTGCAACAGACGGGGCACAAGCCCGTCGTGCTGATGGGCGGCGGGACAACGCGGATCGGCGATCCCACAGGGCGCGACGAGAGCCGCAAGATGCTGTCGGACGAGACGATCGCCGCGAACATCGCTTCGATCTTCAGCATATTCCAGCAGTTCCTGCACTTCGGCGACGGGCCGACCGATGCGGTGATGGTCGACAATCAGGACTGGCTCGGCAAGCTCGGCTATATCGAATTGCTGCAGGAAGTCGGCACGCATTTCACGATCAACCGCATGATGACCTTCGATTCGGTCAAGCTGCGGCTCGATCGCGAACAGCCGATGACCTTCCTCGAATTCAATTACATGATCCTGCAGGGCTACGACTTCCGTCACCTGTCGAAGGACATGAATGTCCGCCTGCAGATGGGCGGGTCGGACCAGTGGGGCAATATTGTCAACGGTATGGAACTCGGCCGCCGCATGGACGGCGCCGATCTCTATGGCCTCACGACTCCGCTGCTGACGACCGCGGCGGGAGCCAAAATGGGCAAAACCGCCGCCGGCGCGGTCTGGCTTAATCCCGAACAACTGTCCCATTTTGACTATTGGCAATATTGGCGCAACTGCGACGACCGCGACGTCGGCAAGTTCCTGAAGCTCTTCACCGACCTGCCGCTCGATGAGATCGCGCGATTGGAAGCGCTCGAAGGCGCGGAGATCAACGAGGCGAAGAAGATCCTCGCGAACGAAGCGACCGCGATGTGCCGCGGCGCGGACGCCGCGAAGACCGCTGCAGAGACCGCGACGCAAACCTTTGAAAAGGGACAGATCGGTGGCGACCTTCCGCAGGCCGTCGCGCCCGCCGAAGGCATCAGCGTCGTCGATGCGCTGCGCGAATTGGGCTTCGCAGCGTCGAACAAGGAGGCGCGCCGCAAGCTTGAGGAGGGCGCGGTGAAGGTCGACGGCACGGTCGTTCGCGACCCGCAGCACCTGATCCAGCCCGGCGCCGAAGCCGTTCCACTGAGCCTCGGGTCAAAAAAACATGGTCTTGTGACGCGGTAA
- a CDS encoding PilZ domain-containing protein produces MRKIDTSKAHYVGLDQRIAPRSDVYCRLPFVMPDGRQEMCTCVNISADGMLMRFERGLEIGDLVVFRMPIIGRTAAKVVWSLGGKTGVQFDKSISVEDYLPMIRAMGARGDVN; encoded by the coding sequence ATGCGCAAGATCGACACCAGCAAGGCCCATTATGTCGGCCTCGACCAGCGGATCGCTCCGCGTAGCGACGTCTATTGCCGCCTGCCCTTCGTCATGCCCGATGGACGACAGGAAATGTGCACCTGCGTCAATATCAGCGCCGATGGTATGCTGATGCGCTTCGAACGCGGGCTGGAGATCGGCGACCTCGTCGTATTCCGCATGCCGATCATCGGCCGCACCGCGGCAAAGGTTGTCTGGTCGCTCGGCGGCAAGACCGGTGTGCAGTTCGACAAGTCGATCTCGGTAGAGGATTATCTACCGATGATCCGCGCCATGGGCGCGCGGGGCGACGTCAACTAA
- the recG gene encoding ATP-dependent DNA helicase RecG, whose amino-acid sequence MRPEILNPLFAALTDLKGVGPQLAKPLTRLGLERVVDVLFHLPTGLISRFPIDRLDQAQAGQTIIVELTAQDYRPGRSPRAPFGVEAFDGAGDHVRLVYFGRTSGLARKLFPLGEKRRVSGRLDLYGDMRQIVHPDQVVEPGDEAGIAEHEPVYPLTEGLTNARLSQLGQVALERRPELAEWIDAPLLTSRNWPAWNEAMERAHASPRDEAARDRLAYDEIFASQVALMLIRQGLRTRKGRSIVGDGRLTDALKLPFGLTGAQERVGREIAGDMAQDTPMLRMLQGDVGSGKTLVALRAMLAAVEAGTQAALLAPTEILARQHFATLQRMLGGLPVNLAILTGRDKGKVRESTLMGLADGSIDILVGTHAIFQQAVTYKDLALVVVDEQHRFGVAQRLMLTQKAARPPHLLVMTATPIPRTLQLANHGEMDVSKIDEMPPGRTPVDTRVISLDRLDDVVDSLDRHLATGAQAYWVCPLVAESEGSELAAAEDRAALLRERLGEKRVGLVHGRMKGPEKDDVMARFQAGEIGVLVATTVIEVGVDVPAASLMIIEHAENFGLAQLHQLRGRVGRGAAKSVCLLLRSQNLSETARERLALMRDTNDGFVIAEKDLELRGGGELLGLKQSGDADYRLATAEQLVRLLPVAHDDARLFVERDGGMDGVRAEAVRLCLYLFERDAAVPLLRSG is encoded by the coding sequence ATGCGACCCGAGATACTCAATCCGCTCTTTGCCGCGCTCACCGACCTCAAGGGCGTCGGACCGCAGCTTGCCAAGCCGCTGACGCGGTTGGGGCTCGAGCGCGTCGTCGATGTGCTGTTCCATCTGCCGACCGGATTGATCTCGCGCTTTCCCATCGACCGGCTCGATCAGGCACAGGCCGGGCAGACGATCATCGTCGAGCTAACCGCCCAAGACTATCGCCCCGGCCGCTCGCCGCGTGCGCCCTTCGGCGTCGAAGCGTTCGACGGTGCGGGCGATCATGTGCGGCTCGTCTATTTCGGGCGGACGTCGGGGCTCGCGCGCAAGCTGTTTCCGCTCGGCGAGAAGCGCCGGGTGTCGGGCCGCCTCGATCTCTATGGCGACATGCGCCAGATCGTGCACCCCGATCAGGTCGTCGAACCCGGCGACGAGGCGGGGATTGCCGAGCATGAGCCCGTCTATCCGCTGACCGAGGGGCTGACCAACGCGCGGCTGTCGCAGCTGGGACAGGTCGCGCTCGAACGGCGGCCCGAGCTTGCCGAGTGGATCGACGCGCCGCTGCTCACCAGCCGGAACTGGCCGGCATGGAACGAGGCGATGGAGCGCGCGCACGCCAGCCCGCGCGACGAAGCGGCGCGCGACCGGCTCGCCTATGACGAGATTTTCGCAAGCCAGGTCGCGCTGATGCTGATCCGGCAGGGGCTCCGCACGCGTAAGGGCCGTTCGATCGTGGGCGACGGCCGGCTCACCGATGCGCTGAAGCTGCCGTTCGGGCTGACCGGCGCGCAGGAACGTGTCGGGCGCGAGATTGCGGGCGACATGGCGCAGGATACGCCGATGCTGCGCATGCTGCAGGGCGATGTCGGGTCGGGCAAGACGCTCGTCGCGTTGCGCGCGATGCTCGCGGCGGTCGAGGCGGGGACGCAGGCAGCACTGCTCGCGCCGACCGAAATCCTCGCGCGGCAGCATTTCGCGACCTTGCAGCGGATGCTCGGCGGGCTGCCGGTGAATCTTGCGATCCTGACCGGGCGCGACAAGGGCAAGGTTCGCGAATCGACGCTGATGGGGCTCGCCGACGGCAGTATCGACATCCTCGTCGGTACCCATGCGATTTTCCAGCAGGCGGTGACGTACAAGGATCTGGCGCTTGTCGTCGTCGACGAACAGCATCGCTTCGGCGTCGCGCAGCGGTTGATGCTCACCCAAAAGGCGGCGCGGCCGCCGCACCTGCTCGTGATGACCGCGACCCCGATCCCGCGCACGCTGCAACTCGCCAATCATGGCGAGATGGACGTGTCGAAGATCGACGAGATGCCGCCGGGGCGCACTCCGGTCGATACGCGCGTGATCTCGCTCGACCGGCTCGACGACGTCGTGGACTCGCTCGACCGCCACCTTGCGACAGGCGCGCAGGCTTATTGGGTGTGTCCGCTTGTTGCCGAAAGCGAAGGGAGCGAACTCGCCGCCGCCGAAGATCGCGCGGCCTTGCTTCGTGAGCGGCTCGGCGAAAAACGTGTCGGTCTGGTGCATGGGCGGATGAAGGGTCCCGAGAAGGACGACGTCATGGCGCGCTTCCAGGCGGGCGAGATCGGCGTGCTTGTCGCGACGACGGTGATCGAGGTCGGGGTCGACGTGCCCGCCGCCAGTTTGATGATCATCGAGCATGCAGAGAATTTCGGCCTCGCACAGCTTCATCAGCTCCGCGGCCGTGTCGGACGCGGCGCGGCGAAGTCGGTCTGCCTGTTGCTCCGCTCACAAAATCTGTCCGAAACCGCGCGCGAGCGGCTCGCGTTGATGCGCGACACCAACGACGGTTTCGTGATTGCCGAGAAGGATCTGGAACTGCGCGGCGGCGGCGAGCTGCTCGGCCTTAAACAGTCGGGCGATGCCGATTACCGGCTCGCAACGGCCGAACAGCTCGTCCGGCTACTGCCCGTCGCACATGACGATGCCCGGCTGTTTGTCGAACGCGATGGCGGAATGGACGGCGTGCGGGCCGAAGCGGTGCGCCTCTGCCTCTATCTGTTCGAGCGCGATGCGGCGGTGCCGCTGCTGCGAAGCGGTTAG
- a CDS encoding succinate dehydrogenase assembly factor 2, translating to MQDRLKRLKFRAWHRGTREADYMIGGFFDRYAAGWSEEEIAWYEVVVEEDDVDIMAWALGTGEPPAHLDRPEMIAAMRRLDYIPLP from the coding sequence ATGCAAGACCGCCTCAAACGCCTGAAATTCCGTGCCTGGCACCGCGGCACGCGCGAGGCCGATTATATGATCGGCGGCTTTTTCGACCGCTATGCGGCCGGCTGGAGCGAGGAAGAGATCGCTTGGTACGAGGTCGTCGTTGAAGAAGATGACGTCGACATCATGGCCTGGGCGCTCGGTACCGGCGAGCCGCCCGCGCATCTCGACCGACCCGAAATGATCGCCGCGATGCG